Proteins from a genomic interval of Criblamydia sequanensis CRIB-18:
- a CDS encoding phosphate-starvation-inducible PsiE family protein — MDDEHLGIVASKNAEDRYLNFLQSIIRWSLRVLALLMALVVVLGVADVCWILYQKLWEEPAFLLNISDMFSVFGAFLAVLIAIEIYVNIVLYLKENTIHVRLVVATALMAISRKIIVFDYAYTTPMFVLASAFTVFALGITYYLLLLQLKPKEKEKLIDEP; from the coding sequence ATGGATGATGAACATTTAGGGATCGTAGCATCTAAAAATGCTGAAGACAGATATTTAAACTTTCTTCAGTCTATAATTCGCTGGTCACTTCGTGTCTTGGCCCTTTTGATGGCACTCGTTGTCGTGCTTGGCGTCGCAGATGTATGTTGGATTCTCTATCAAAAATTGTGGGAAGAGCCAGCATTTCTCCTCAACATCAGTGATATGTTCAGCGTTTTTGGGGCCTTTCTTGCCGTCCTTATCGCAATAGAAATTTATGTGAATATTGTCCTCTATCTTAAGGAAAATACCATTCATGTCAGATTGGTTGTTGCAACAGCTTTAATGGCAATTTCTAGAAAGATTATCGTATTCGATTACGCTTACACAACCCCAATGTTTGTGCTAGCCTCTGCTTTTACAGTCTTCGCATTAGGGATCACCTATTATCTTTTGCTTTTACAACTAAAGCCAAAAGAGAAAGAAAAATTGATAGACGAGCCTTAA
- a CDS encoding cation:proton antiporter, translating to MNELLVAFFLLSGVFFILIANLGILIMPDVICRAHALSKAVTLGFILMLIGLWIHLGTEAVNLKVLLTILFQFITIPLSSHLFIYYVAYKLKKLNKS from the coding sequence TTGAATGAATTACTAGTCGCATTTTTCTTGCTATCGGGCGTTTTTTTTATTTTGATTGCCAATTTGGGAATTTTAATTATGCCGGATGTTATCTGCCGGGCCCATGCCCTTTCCAAAGCAGTAACTTTAGGCTTTATACTTATGCTGATCGGTTTATGGATTCATCTAGGCACTGAAGCTGTTAACCTTAAGGTTTTACTGACCATCTTGTTTCAATTTATAACAATACCCCTCTCCAGCCATTTATTCATTTACTACGTCGCATACAAGTTAAAAAAACTAAATAAATCCTAA
- a CDS encoding monovalent cation/H+ antiporter complex subunit F, whose translation MMSNVIMVCYLALFLSAILTIIRLILGPSTLDRVLAFDAIALCAAGMTILFSLETYSIYFLEVLLIFSLLGFTSVLGYLDYLGSLDKRKEPEQKDTYDLE comes from the coding sequence ATGATGTCGAACGTTATTATGGTTTGTTATTTAGCTTTATTCTTATCCGCTATTTTAACCATAATCCGCTTAATTCTAGGCCCCTCAACTCTTGACCGTGTTTTAGCTTTCGATGCCATCGCTTTATGCGCAGCCGGAATGACCATATTATTTTCACTTGAAACTTATTCTATTTATTTTCTTGAAGTATTGCTAATTTTCAGCCTATTGGGATTTACATCTGTTTTAGGCTATTTGGATTATCTTGGCAGCCTGGATAAAAGGAAAGAACCTGAGCAAAAGGATACCTATGATCTTGAATGA